One Rhodospirillaceae bacterium genomic region harbors:
- the nuoH gene encoding NADH-quinone oxidoreductase subunit NuoH, whose protein sequence is MAELWTGYIWPVLWIVIQILMFMVPILVSVAYLTYAERRIIGAMQMRIGPNVVGWFGLLQPIADALKLLTKETVLPSGASPMVFFLAPMVTFSLAMLAWAVIPVNAGWVISDLNVGVLYLFAISSLGVYGVVMAGWASNSRYAFLGAMRSAAQMVSYEVSIGFIMITVLVTAGTLNLSELVQAQSEPLFGFLPGWYFIPHLPMFIVFFISVLAETNRHPFDLPEAESELVAGFMTEYSSMSFALFFLGEYANMIMMSGMVTILFLGGWLPPYDVAPLNMIPGVVWFAAKIAFCLFVFIWVRATFPRYRYDQLMRLGWKVFLPLSLIWLVLTAGFLVYFDKLPA, encoded by the coding sequence ATGGCTGAGTTATGGACAGGTTACATTTGGCCTGTGCTCTGGATCGTAATTCAGATCCTGATGTTTATGGTTCCTATTCTGGTGAGTGTCGCTTATCTCACTTACGCTGAACGCCGTATTATTGGGGCGATGCAAATGCGGATTGGCCCGAACGTTGTGGGCTGGTTTGGATTGCTGCAACCGATTGCGGATGCCCTAAAGCTTTTAACCAAAGAAACAGTGTTGCCATCCGGGGCGAGCCCGATGGTCTTCTTCCTGGCACCGATGGTGACCTTCTCGCTGGCGATGCTGGCCTGGGCCGTTATTCCCGTGAATGCGGGTTGGGTGATCTCCGACCTGAACGTCGGTGTGCTGTATCTGTTTGCGATTTCATCACTTGGCGTCTATGGCGTGGTGATGGCGGGTTGGGCCTCTAACTCGCGCTATGCGTTTTTGGGCGCGATGCGCTCTGCCGCGCAAATGGTGTCGTACGAAGTCTCCATCGGTTTCATCATGATTACGGTTCTAGTGACTGCCGGGACTTTAAATTTGAGTGAACTGGTTCAGGCACAATCGGAGCCATTGTTTGGCTTCCTGCCGGGCTGGTACTTTATTCCGCACCTGCCAATGTTCATTGTATTCTTTATCTCAGTATTGGCGGAAACAAACCGTCACCCGTTTGACTTGCCAGAGGCTGAGTCAGAACTGGTCGCTGGCTTCATGACCGAATACTCATCGATGTCATTTGCTCTGTTCTTCCTGGGCGAATACGCCAACATGATTATGATGAGCGGCATGGTGACCATTCTGTTCCTCGGCGGTTGGTTGCCCCCGTATGACGTTGCTCCGTTGAACATGATACCGGGCGTGGTCTGGTTCGCGGCCAAAATCGCTTTCTGCTTGTTTGTGTTCATCTGGGTCCGGGCAACCTTCCCACGATATCGCTATGACCAACTGATGCGCCTGGGATGGAAAGTGTTCTTGCCGCTGTCGCTGATTTGGTTGGTGCTGACAGCCGGTTTCCTCGTCTACTTTGATAAATTGCCGGCATAA
- the nuoI gene encoding NADH-quinone oxidoreductase subunit NuoI — protein sequence MASFDRTARSFLLSELLSGMWLTLKYMFGPKVTINYPFEKGPLSPRFRGEHALRRYPNGEERCIACKLCEAICPAQAITIEAVPREDGSRRTTRYDIDMTKCIYCGFCEEACPVDAIVEGPNFEFATETREELLYNKDKLLANGDRWESELAKRLELDAPYR from the coding sequence ATGGCATCTTTTGATCGTACCGCGCGTTCTTTTCTGCTCAGTGAATTGCTGAGTGGCATGTGGTTGACGCTGAAGTATATGTTTGGTCCGAAAGTGACCATTAACTACCCGTTTGAAAAAGGGCCATTGAGCCCGCGCTTCAGAGGGGAGCACGCCTTGCGTCGTTATCCCAATGGTGAAGAGCGCTGCATCGCCTGCAAACTGTGTGAAGCCATTTGTCCGGCACAAGCCATCACCATTGAAGCGGTGCCGCGCGAAGATGGCAGTCGACGCACAACGCGTTACGACATTGATATGACCAAATGTATCTATTGCGGTTTCTGCGAAGAAGCTTGCCCGGTAGATGCCATTGTCGAAGGTCCGAACTTTGAGTTCGCGACCGAGACGCGGGAAGAATTGCTCTACAACAAAGATAAGCTGCTGGCCAATGGTGACCGGTGGGAGTCTGAGCTCGCAAAGCGGCTCGAGCTCGACGCACCTTACCGGTAA